A single genomic interval of Acidobacteriota bacterium harbors:
- a CDS encoding efflux RND transporter permease subunit gives MNYIRGAISRPVTVSMFVVAVILFGIVSLDRLALNLLPDISYPSLTIDTAYTDAAPEEIESLITQPVEEAVGVVSGLTRISSVSRPGQSEVVLEFNWDTDMDLAVLDVREKLDFVELPRDAEKSVILRFDPSRDPVMRVRLQGLSDLRMLRFFAEKELKKNLEAMDGVAAIKVVGGLEEEVQINIDEKKLAELDIPITQVTDILQRENLNMASGSLYDQESSYMVRTLNEFKSLEEMRRIIIRDEGGRQVRLEDIAQVVRGAKDREVIARLNGRESVEVAIYKEGDANTVTVSRAVTRRLASLQEAKIIPADVSYAIVADQADFIEQAIGEVRSNAWMGGLLATIILFLFLKDVRSTLMIGLSIPISIMATFALMYQTDLTLNIMSLGGIALGIGMLVDNSIVVLEAIDRHKRSGLELAEAVYRGTTEVSMAVTASTLTTVAVFLPLVFVEGIAGQLFTDQALTITYSLLASLVVALTVLPMLMAVRFRRAEELYGADPTTETVTATAERLLSKRRWLRPFQQLERWIVRGIRALFRFIFGAIFQVVLADIRRIIGWIGRLLGRAIRPVLGSFDRVFLSLQRAYPNWLRLALDHKVVVIGLTLVVTLAAAGLYTTLGTELIPPLTQGEFTFEIQLPEGTSIEHTDRLMQDVEGRIKQYPEVATVFSSIGGSNENQFARQVRKENTAAVYLVMKDRLDKAAEARCIDRVRGELDTLPEVSYKFSRPAHFTFKRPIEVEVVTYDLEQLKTLSQRTEGILARINGLDDIKTTAEMGNPEIHVIFDRERLARLGLDENQVARVIRNKIRGDVATRFKEQDKQIDIMVRANESDRTTVAQVKELVINSAAAADAPAPAGLGVPVKLGAVAEVVMARGPNEIHHIKSSRAAVLSANLSGRDLGSVSAEINRELRRLAPELPANATVALSGQNEELQTAYRSLLFALGLAAFLVYLVMAAQFESLVHPFIIMFTVPLGAVGAVLGLAFTATPVSVMVFIGIIILVGIVVNNAIVLVDYANQLRAEGLSKREALVAAGQVRLRPILMTTLTTMLGLLPMSLGLGEGAEIRAPMAITVMSGLMFSTLLTLIVIPVVYEAVDRRVTAADQATAAAKPEPLTGLRPSACE, from the coding sequence ATGAACTATATCCGCGGCGCGATCTCCCGACCCGTCACCGTGTCCATGTTCGTGGTGGCGGTGATCCTGTTCGGGATCGTCTCGCTCGACCGTTTGGCGCTCAATCTGTTGCCCGACATCTCCTACCCGTCCCTGACCATCGACACCGCCTACACCGACGCAGCGCCGGAGGAGATCGAGAGCCTGATCACGCAGCCGGTCGAGGAGGCCGTCGGCGTGGTCTCCGGCCTCACCCGGATCAGTTCGGTCTCACGACCGGGGCAGTCCGAGGTGGTGCTGGAATTCAACTGGGACACCGATATGGACCTGGCGGTGCTGGACGTGCGGGAGAAGCTCGACTTCGTGGAACTGCCCCGTGACGCAGAAAAATCCGTGATCCTCCGCTTCGATCCGTCCCGTGATCCCGTCATGCGCGTCCGGCTGCAGGGGCTGTCCGACCTGCGTATGCTCCGGTTTTTCGCTGAAAAGGAGTTGAAGAAGAACCTGGAAGCGATGGACGGCGTGGCCGCGATCAAGGTGGTGGGCGGCCTCGAGGAAGAGGTCCAGATCAATATCGACGAGAAGAAGCTTGCCGAACTGGACATCCCCATCACCCAGGTCACGGACATCCTCCAGCGCGAGAACCTGAACATGGCCTCCGGCTCCCTGTACGACCAGGAATCGAGCTACATGGTCCGCACCCTGAACGAATTCAAGTCGCTCGAAGAAATGCGCCGGATCATCATCCGCGACGAGGGGGGACGGCAGGTGCGCTTGGAAGACATCGCTCAGGTGGTCCGCGGCGCCAAGGACCGCGAGGTGATCGCCCGGCTCAACGGGCGCGAGAGCGTCGAGGTGGCGATCTACAAGGAAGGCGACGCCAACACCGTCACCGTCTCCCGTGCCGTGACCCGCCGGCTGGCCTCGTTGCAGGAAGCCAAGATCATCCCGGCCGACGTGAGCTATGCCATCGTCGCCGATCAGGCGGACTTCATCGAGCAGGCCATCGGCGAAGTGCGCAGCAACGCCTGGATGGGCGGGCTGCTGGCGACCATCATCCTGTTCCTGTTCCTCAAGGACGTGCGCAGCACGTTGATGATCGGGCTGTCCATCCCCATTTCCATCATGGCCACGTTCGCCCTGATGTACCAAACCGATCTGACGCTGAACATCATGTCACTGGGCGGTATCGCCCTGGGGATCGGTATGCTGGTGGACAACTCCATCGTCGTGCTCGAAGCCATCGACCGGCACAAGCGGTCAGGGCTGGAACTGGCCGAAGCAGTGTACCGGGGCACGACAGAGGTCAGCATGGCCGTCACGGCGTCTACGCTGACCACGGTGGCGGTGTTCCTGCCGCTGGTCTTCGTGGAAGGAATCGCCGGCCAGCTCTTCACGGACCAGGCGCTGACCATCACCTATTCGTTGCTGGCGTCGCTTGTGGTGGCCCTGACTGTGCTGCCCATGCTCATGGCGGTGCGCTTCCGCCGGGCAGAAGAGCTGTACGGCGCCGACCCCACGACGGAGACAGTGACCGCCACTGCGGAGCGGCTGCTAAGCAAGCGGCGCTGGCTCCGTCCTTTCCAGCAGCTGGAACGTTGGATCGTCCGCGGGATACGGGCTTTGTTCCGCTTCATCTTCGGTGCCATCTTCCAGGTGGTCCTGGCCGACATACGCCGCATCATCGGCTGGATCGGCCGGCTGCTCGGCCGGGCCATCCGGCCCGTGCTGGGGTCCTTTGACCGGGTGTTCCTCTCGCTGCAGCGAGCCTACCCGAACTGGCTGCGGCTGGCGTTGGACCACAAGGTCGTGGTGATCGGGCTGACGCTCGTCGTCACGCTGGCCGCCGCCGGGCTCTACACCACGCTCGGCACCGAGCTGATTCCACCCCTGACCCAGGGCGAGTTCACCTTTGAAATCCAGCTGCCGGAAGGAACATCCATCGAACACACGGACCGGCTCATGCAGGATGTCGAGGGCCGGATCAAACAATATCCGGAAGTGGCCACCGTTTTTTCCAGCATCGGCGGCTCCAACGAAAACCAGTTCGCCCGCCAGGTCCGCAAAGAAAACACCGCCGCCGTCTACCTCGTGATGAAAGACCGCTTGGACAAGGCCGCCGAAGCGCGGTGCATCGACCGGGTTCGCGGCGAGTTGGACACCCTGCCCGAGGTCTCCTACAAGTTCAGCCGACCGGCCCATTTCACCTTCAAGCGGCCGATCGAGGTGGAGGTCGTGACCTACGACCTGGAGCAATTGAAGACGCTTTCCCAGCGCACCGAGGGCATCCTGGCGAGAATCAACGGACTCGACGACATCAAGACCACCGCCGAGATGGGCAATCCGGAAATTCACGTGATCTTCGACCGGGAGCGACTGGCTCGGCTCGGCCTGGACGAGAACCAGGTGGCCCGCGTCATCCGGAACAAGATCCGCGGCGACGTGGCCACTCGTTTCAAGGAGCAGGACAAGCAGATCGACATCATGGTGCGCGCGAACGAGTCCGACCGCACCACCGTGGCCCAGGTGAAGGAGCTCGTCATCAACTCCGCCGCTGCAGCCGATGCTCCAGCTCCGGCGGGGCTCGGTGTTCCGGTGAAGCTGGGCGCAGTGGCCGAGGTCGTCATGGCCCGCGGACCAAACGAGATCCACCACATCAAGTCGTCCCGGGCCGCGGTGCTTTCGGCCAATTTGTCGGGCCGTGACCTCGGGAGCGTTTCGGCAGAAATCAACCGGGAACTGCGCCGCCTGGCGCCGGAGCTCCCCGCCAACGCGACGGTCGCCCTGAGCGGTCAGAACGAGGAGCTCCAGACCGCCTATCGCAGCCTGCTGTTCGCCCTAGGGCTGGCCGCGTTCCTGGTCTACCTGGTCATGGCCGCCCAGTTCGAGTCGCTGGTCCATCCGTTCATCATCATGTTCACTGTGCCGCTCGGCGCAGTGGGCGCCGTTCTGGGTTTGGCCTTCACCGCCACCCCGGTCAGCGTGATGGTGTTCATCGGGATCATCATCCTGGTGGGCATCGTCGTAAACAATGCCATCGTACTGGTGGATTACGCGAACCAGCTCCGCGCCGAGGGTTTGTCAAAGCGGGAAGCGCTGGTGGCTGCGGGGCAGGTCCGCCTCCGGCCCATTTTGATGACGACGCTGACCACGATGCTGGGGCTGCTCCCCATGTCACTCGGCCTCGGTGAGGGCGCCGAGATCCGGGCCCCCATGGCCATCACCGTCATGAGCGGCCTGATGTTTTCGACGCTGCTCACCCTGATCGTGATCCCGGTGGTCTACGAGGCCGTGGATCGGCGGGTCACCGCCGCCGACCAGGCGACCGCCGCGGCGAAGCCCGAACCGCTGACCGGGCTCCGGCCATCCGCCTGCGAGTGA
- a CDS encoding efflux RND transporter permease subunit: MNLSDFSIKSPVTVCMFMLCFLVLGGISVIKIPMILLPEIDFPQVEVFVPYPNASPEQVERSITKPLEEALATVAHLKTMNATSQSDGSYINLEFDWGLDIDVIRAEIREKVEQARVDLPDDVDDIFVRNFRSSDIPIIEGRISSGRDLRGSYDFLKHKIKKPLERIQGVADVEIGGVSKREISIYLRMADIKKYRVDVGRLFRRLDSANLNVSLGRVRDGVHRFGVLAQNALADLETIRNFPVDDRGLLLRDVADIDYSEPLLDYGRHLNGDYAIAVTILKASDANIVETVRAIRAKIDEINQDPALEGIQLLIWHDSAEEITKALNGLLESGFYGSLLAVGILFLFLRRIGATLVVGFAIPFSIISAVGILYLSGGTLNVLSMMGLMLSAGMLVDNAVVALESIFRHIEKSKTRLEAARMGTREVVMAVVASTLTSIIIFVPLIFGRKSEFSTCLSEVGISIIIALCC, encoded by the coding sequence ATGAACCTGTCCGACTTCTCCATCAAGTCGCCTGTGACGGTCTGCATGTTCATGCTCTGCTTCCTCGTGCTCGGCGGCATCTCCGTCATCAAGATACCCATGATCCTGCTCCCCGAGATCGATTTCCCCCAGGTGGAGGTCTTCGTCCCCTATCCCAACGCGTCACCGGAACAGGTGGAGCGGAGCATCACCAAGCCCCTTGAGGAAGCCCTGGCCACGGTGGCGCACCTCAAGACGATGAACGCCACCTCCCAGTCCGATGGCAGCTACATCAACCTTGAGTTCGACTGGGGCCTGGACATCGACGTGATTCGTGCCGAGATCCGCGAGAAAGTGGAGCAGGCCCGCGTCGACCTGCCCGACGATGTGGACGACATCTTCGTCCGCAACTTCCGCTCCAGCGACATTCCCATCATCGAGGGGCGCATCTCGTCGGGGCGCGATCTGCGCGGCAGCTACGACTTTCTCAAACACAAGATCAAGAAACCCCTGGAGCGGATCCAGGGCGTCGCCGATGTCGAGATCGGCGGAGTGTCCAAGCGGGAGATTTCGATCTATCTCCGCATGGCCGACATCAAGAAGTACCGCGTCGACGTGGGCCGGCTGTTCCGCCGGCTGGACAGCGCCAACCTCAATGTCTCCCTGGGCCGGGTGCGCGACGGGGTCCACCGCTTCGGCGTGCTGGCCCAGAACGCCCTGGCTGACCTCGAGACCATCCGCAACTTCCCGGTCGATGACCGCGGCCTGCTGCTCCGCGATGTCGCCGACATCGATTATTCCGAGCCCCTGCTCGACTACGGCCGCCACCTCAACGGCGACTACGCCATCGCCGTCACGATTCTCAAGGCGTCCGACGCCAACATCGTCGAGACCGTCCGGGCGATCCGCGCGAAGATCGACGAGATCAACCAGGATCCCGCCCTTGAGGGGATCCAGCTCCTGATCTGGCACGACTCTGCCGAAGAGATCACCAAGGCGCTCAACGGCCTGTTGGAGTCGGGCTTCTACGGCTCGCTCCTCGCTGTCGGCATCCTGTTCCTGTTCCTGCGCCGGATCGGCGCCACCCTGGTGGTGGGCTTCGCCATCCCGTTCTCCATCATCTCCGCCGTGGGCATCCTCTACCTGTCGGGTGGGACGCTCAACGTGCTGTCCATGATGGGGCTGATGCTTTCCGCCGGCATGCTGGTGGACAACGCCGTCGTGGCCCTGGAATCGATCTTCCGCCACATCGAGAAAAGCAAGACCCGGCTGGAGGCGGCCCGGATGGGCACCCGGGAAGTGGTCATGGCGGTCGTGGCCTCGACGCTGACCTCGATCATCATCTTCGTCCCCCTCATTTTCGGCCGGAAGAGCGAGTTCTCCACCTGTTTGTCGGAGGTGGGCATCTCCATCATCATCGCCCTGTGCTGTTAG
- a CDS encoding efflux RND transporter permease subunit, with protein sequence MARFIRIRPPKVESTRTALAWGYGRALDWTMRHRVLTTLSILAIIVLATVPFQMLPDNTPEAKEMRDLRIQYEFTENYHYAVIEQTYVNPVEAYLFHNKARWKIKDVYSFYNNGSASTQVYFDQARLVAGEASKIRDQIGEKLPVIPGARISLGRMRGVDTANWVGVNLYGDDTQTLNELVLEAKRRFRANPTVKEVHTAQERGLEEVQIRLDRERAGKYGISAQAVGQVLGIVLRGREIRGFHSSDGEVEIWVKLQEEDRENIEDLKSVIVGGGADGGDILLSHVADFEIVKTAQSIEREDRRTRAYIGVVCGLENRDESRRLVTDIMNSMPLPMGYTWSFDRWVAEQDEGNQEFIFNMLLALFMVYFVMASLFESLAHPFAIMFSLPFAFVGVAVFLWITHTPFNFMAQIGLLILIGVVVNNGIVLIDHVNNYRRAGLPRAQAIREGCLERLRPILMTAGTTVVGLLPLAFGTTSIFNDRYFPMARTVMGGLIASTILTLLVLPTVYSLIDDFALSARRMWIRTRPTAAAPAVPPAAPASERAV encoded by the coding sequence ATGGCCCGCTTCATCAGGATCCGTCCGCCCAAGGTTGAATCCACCCGGACCGCGCTGGCATGGGGTTACGGCCGCGCCCTCGACTGGACCATGCGCCACCGCGTCCTCACGACCCTGAGCATTCTGGCGATCATCGTGCTGGCGACCGTTCCCTTCCAGATGCTGCCGGACAACACGCCCGAAGCCAAGGAGATGCGTGACCTGCGGATCCAGTACGAGTTCACCGAAAACTACCACTATGCCGTCATCGAGCAGACCTACGTCAATCCGGTCGAGGCCTACCTGTTTCACAACAAGGCACGCTGGAAGATCAAGGACGTGTACAGCTTCTACAACAACGGCAGCGCCTCCACCCAGGTTTACTTCGACCAGGCCCGCCTGGTGGCCGGCGAAGCCTCCAAGATCCGCGATCAGATCGGTGAGAAACTGCCGGTCATCCCGGGCGCCCGGATCAGCCTGGGGCGGATGCGCGGCGTGGACACCGCCAACTGGGTGGGCGTGAATCTCTACGGCGACGACACCCAGACGCTCAACGAGCTGGTTCTGGAGGCCAAACGCCGGTTCCGCGCCAATCCGACAGTCAAGGAAGTGCACACCGCCCAAGAGCGCGGTCTGGAGGAAGTGCAGATCCGGCTTGACCGCGAGCGCGCGGGCAAGTATGGGATCAGCGCCCAGGCCGTCGGTCAGGTGCTGGGCATCGTGCTCCGCGGGCGCGAGATCCGGGGCTTCCACTCCAGCGATGGCGAGGTGGAGATCTGGGTCAAGCTGCAGGAGGAGGACCGCGAGAACATCGAGGACCTCAAGAGCGTGATCGTGGGCGGCGGTGCCGACGGCGGAGACATTCTCCTGTCGCACGTGGCCGATTTCGAGATCGTCAAGACCGCCCAGTCCATCGAGCGGGAGGACCGCCGCACCCGCGCCTACATCGGGGTGGTCTGCGGCCTGGAAAACCGCGACGAGAGCCGCCGGCTGGTCACCGACATCATGAACAGCATGCCGCTGCCCATGGGTTACACCTGGAGCTTCGACCGCTGGGTGGCGGAGCAGGATGAGGGCAACCAGGAATTCATCTTCAACATGCTGCTGGCCCTGTTCATGGTCTACTTCGTCATGGCCTCGTTGTTCGAGAGCCTGGCCCATCCGTTCGCCATCATGTTCTCGCTGCCGTTCGCGTTCGTCGGCGTGGCGGTCTTCCTGTGGATCACCCACACCCCCTTCAACTTCATGGCCCAGATCGGCCTGCTCATTCTCATCGGCGTTGTGGTGAACAACGGCATCGTCCTCATCGACCACGTGAACAACTATCGGCGCGCCGGCTTGCCCCGCGCCCAGGCGATCCGGGAGGGATGCCTGGAGCGGCTCCGCCCCATCCTGATGACCGCCGGCACCACCGTGGTGGGCCTGCTGCCGCTGGCATTCGGCACCACCAGCATCTTCAACGACCGGTACTTTCCCATGGCCCGGACGGTGATGGGCGGGCTCATCGCGTCCACCATCCTGACCCTGCTTGTGCTGCCCACCGTCTACTCGCTCATCGACGACTTCGCCCTGAGCGCGCGCCGCATGTGGATTCGGACCCGTCCCACCGCCGCAGCGCCGGCTGTGCCGCCGGCCGCGCCAGCCTCCGAACGGGCGGTCTGA
- a CDS encoding BlaI/MecI/CopY family transcriptional regulator, translated as MARKKSPTLTDAELKIMEVLWERRAATVGDVVAALSAERGWAYNTVLTFLRILEEKGYVQHTKQGRAHLYHPATERTDARRHALHHMVSRFFDGSPELLVQNLLEHESLTSDELTRIRELIDQTEGEES; from the coding sequence ATGGCCCGCAAGAAATCTCCAACCCTCACCGACGCCGAACTGAAGATCATGGAAGTGCTCTGGGAGCGCCGCGCGGCGACCGTGGGCGACGTGGTGGCCGCCCTGAGCGCCGAGCGGGGCTGGGCGTACAACACCGTCCTGACCTTCCTGCGGATCTTGGAGGAAAAGGGGTACGTCCAACACACCAAACAGGGGCGCGCGCACCTGTATCATCCGGCCACCGAGCGGACCGACGCGCGCCGCCACGCCCTGCACCACATGGTCAGCCGGTTTTTCGATGGCTCACCGGAGCTGCTGGTACAGAACCTGCTGGAGCACGAATCGCTGACCAGCGACGAGCTGACCCGGATCCGCGAGCTGATCGACCAGACTGAGGGGGAGGAATCCTGA
- a CDS encoding PilZ domain-containing protein — protein sequence MRDETYWPREELRVAVRVPVMMEVTGDRGEVFFLDSVTADVSRSGCRLDLGGPALFPNWLELGRPFRASLNFGRQTLNAWVAVIWQHGVQCGIQFVDRDKHWVMN from the coding sequence GTGCGCGACGAAACGTATTGGCCGCGGGAGGAACTGCGGGTGGCCGTGCGTGTGCCGGTCATGATGGAGGTCACCGGGGACCGGGGAGAGGTGTTCTTTCTAGACTCCGTCACCGCCGATGTTTCCCGGAGCGGCTGCCGACTGGATCTGGGCGGACCCGCTTTGTTTCCCAACTGGCTCGAACTGGGCAGACCGTTCCGCGCCTCGCTCAATTTCGGCAGGCAAACCCTGAATGCCTGGGTGGCCGTCATCTGGCAGCACGGCGTCCAGTGCGGGATCCAGTTCGTGGACCGGGACAAACACTGGGTCATGAATTGA
- a CDS encoding peptidylprolyl isomerase produces MALKQWATPPPMQIDPAKSYRVSLETDKGIVELELHARHAPKTVNNFVFLAREGFYDGITFHRVIADFMVQGGDPTGTGRGGPGYRFEDEFKDNPLRHDKGVISMANAGPNTNGSQFFITHSPQPHLDGRHTVFGKVTAGQTVVDAIRQGDRIIRVTVRES; encoded by the coding sequence ATGGCGCTCAAACAATGGGCAACGCCTCCCCCGATGCAGATCGATCCCGCGAAAAGCTACCGGGTGTCGCTCGAGACGGACAAAGGAATCGTCGAACTGGAGCTCCACGCCCGGCATGCGCCCAAGACGGTGAACAACTTCGTGTTTTTAGCCCGGGAGGGCTTCTACGACGGCATCACGTTCCATCGCGTGATCGCCGACTTCATGGTCCAGGGCGGCGATCCAACGGGGACAGGACGCGGCGGTCCCGGCTACCGCTTTGAAGACGAGTTCAAGGACAATCCGCTCCGGCATGACAAGGGCGTGATCTCGATGGCCAACGCCGGGCCCAACACAAACGGCAGCCAGTTTTTCATCACCCATTCGCCCCAGCCGCACCTGGACGGCCGCCACACGGTTTTCGGCAAGGTCACCGCCGGCCAGACGGTGGTGGACGCCATCCGGCAGGGAGACCGCATCATCCGGGTGACCGTCCGGGAATCCTAA
- a CDS encoding EAL domain-containing protein, with protein sequence MRDPRHSVKLLLAVAVALSVSAHLLSRLLEVWIPVLRQSLSLSLIVELAILTALLGPVIALFRPAIRHVIRWFDAERELEDSKLRFETLFARSGIGVFMVGLDGRILRANDDFQTMTGYSERELRDMGHAELLHPDDRTRHERYYQDFLKGRIDRFTLEARYVLKSGRTLWSRMHAAMHRDAAGRPQFAVCITEDVTERRKAEQHLRQTAKIIENTEEGVVVTDADGRIQFVNPAFTAITGYAGDEVLGQTPRILKSDHHPPEFYRSLWQQLIATGRWEGEIWNRRKSGEVYPQWLTISSILDDQGGVAQYVSVFHDISEQKQREALITHQAFHDALTGLPNRVLFTDRLTLALAHSQRLGRSMAVLFVDIDRFKVVNDTLGHLVGDRLLQEAARRLQRCVRGEDTVARMGGDEFTVILQEVDESGARRIASRILEELATPISIDGQELHTAASIGISMAPADGQSAETLMKHADIALYKAKDGGRNQFFFFSSEHNGRYVSDLNLERDLRRAVERGEFEIHFQPRVNLASGRIGSAEVLVRWRHPERGLIGPGDFIPLAEETRLILPISQWVLRAACTQAVAWRTAGYPALRLAVNICACHFHKPGLPEQLAALLQETGLPPDQLELEITETVAMCDLEASVKLLEALQAQGIHLSMDDFGTGYSSLGSLSRLPVQSLKLHRSFVENVEWDPERARILRLVIVLAHTLGVKVVAEGVETIRQVDLLRDYRCDEVQGFLFSRALPADDFREAFLTHPDRLVAWPVVELSTRPSDDVPPVA encoded by the coding sequence GTGCGCGACCCGCGGCATTCCGTAAAGCTGCTGCTGGCCGTGGCGGTGGCCCTGTCGGTGTCGGCCCACCTGCTGTCCCGCCTGCTGGAGGTGTGGATTCCGGTTCTCCGGCAGTCCCTCAGTCTCAGCCTGATCGTGGAGCTGGCCATCCTGACGGCGCTGCTCGGGCCGGTGATCGCCCTGTTCCGGCCGGCCATCCGGCACGTGATCCGCTGGTTTGACGCCGAACGCGAGCTCGAGGACTCCAAACTCCGCTTCGAGACGCTGTTCGCCCGTTCCGGCATCGGCGTGTTCATGGTGGGTCTCGATGGGCGGATCCTCCGGGCCAATGACGATTTTCAGACCATGACCGGCTATTCCGAGCGCGAGTTGCGCGACATGGGACACGCCGAACTGCTCCATCCGGACGATCGAACCCGGCACGAGCGCTACTACCAGGATTTTCTGAAGGGGCGCATCGACCGGTTCACGCTGGAGGCGCGCTATGTCCTGAAGTCCGGCCGAACGCTATGGTCCCGGATGCACGCCGCCATGCACCGGGACGCCGCCGGGCGGCCGCAGTTCGCTGTGTGCATCACGGAGGACGTGACGGAGCGCCGGAAGGCGGAGCAGCATCTCCGCCAGACCGCCAAGATCATCGAGAACACCGAGGAAGGCGTGGTGGTGACGGACGCCGACGGACGGATTCAGTTCGTCAACCCCGCTTTCACGGCCATCACCGGTTATGCGGGGGACGAGGTTCTCGGCCAGACCCCGCGCATCCTCAAGTCCGATCACCACCCGCCCGAGTTCTACCGCAGCCTCTGGCAGCAGTTGATCGCCACCGGGCGATGGGAGGGCGAGATCTGGAACCGCCGCAAAAGCGGCGAAGTGTACCCGCAATGGCTGACGATCTCCTCGATCCTCGACGACCAGGGCGGGGTGGCCCAGTATGTGTCGGTATTCCATGACATCTCGGAACAGAAACAGCGCGAGGCGCTGATCACGCACCAGGCCTTCCACGACGCTCTGACCGGCCTGCCCAACCGGGTTCTGTTCACCGACCGGCTGACCTTGGCGCTCGCCCACAGCCAGCGGCTGGGCCGATCCATGGCGGTGCTGTTCGTGGACATCGACCGATTCAAGGTGGTCAACGACACGCTGGGCCACCTGGTGGGCGACCGGTTGCTGCAGGAAGCCGCCCGGCGCCTCCAGCGGTGCGTCCGCGGCGAAGACACGGTCGCGCGCATGGGGGGCGACGAATTCACCGTCATCCTGCAGGAGGTGGACGAATCCGGTGCGCGGCGGATCGCCAGCCGGATCCTCGAGGAACTCGCGACGCCAATCAGTATCGACGGTCAGGAGCTGCACACGGCCGCGAGCATCGGAATCAGCATGGCACCGGCGGACGGTCAGAGCGCCGAGACCCTGATGAAGCATGCCGACATCGCTCTGTACAAGGCCAAGGACGGCGGTCGCAACCAGTTCTTTTTTTTCAGTTCCGAGCACAACGGCCGCTACGTCAGCGATCTGAACCTGGAGCGCGACCTGCGGCGGGCGGTGGAGCGGGGGGAATTCGAGATTCACTTTCAGCCCCGCGTCAACCTGGCCTCGGGACGCATCGGGAGCGCCGAGGTGCTCGTGCGGTGGCGCCACCCGGAGCGGGGCCTGATCGGCCCGGGGGATTTCATTCCGCTGGCCGAGGAGACTCGGTTGATCCTGCCCATCAGCCAGTGGGTGTTGCGGGCGGCCTGCACCCAGGCCGTGGCGTGGCGAACGGCCGGGTATCCCGCCCTCCGCCTGGCCGTCAACATCTGTGCCTGCCATTTCCATAAGCCGGGCTTGCCGGAACAGCTCGCGGCGCTGCTGCAGGAGACCGGGCTGCCGCCGGACCAGCTGGAACTGGAGATCACCGAGACGGTGGCCATGTGCGACCTGGAAGCCAGCGTCAAATTGCTCGAAGCGCTGCAGGCCCAGGGTATCCATCTGTCGATGGACGATTTCGGCACCGGCTATTCGTCCCTCGGCTCGCTCTCCCGTCTGCCGGTGCAGTCTCTGAAGCTGCACCGCTCATTTGTCGAAAACGTCGAGTGGGACCCGGAGCGGGCGCGAATCCTGCGGCTGGTGATCGTGCTGGCGCACACCTTGGGTGTGAAAGTGGTGGCCGAGGGGGTGGAAACCATCCGCCAGGTGGACCTGCTGCGGGATTACCGCTGCGACGAAGTGCAGGGTTTCCTGTTCAGCCGGGCGCTTCCCGCGGACGATTTCCGCGAGGCGTTCCTGACGCACCCGGACCGCCTGGTCGCCTGGCCCGTGGTTGAGCTGTCGACCAGGCCGTCGGACGACGTTCCGCCTGTCGCCTGA